Proteins from one Cicer arietinum cultivar CDC Frontier isolate Library 1 chromosome 3, Cicar.CDCFrontier_v2.0, whole genome shotgun sequence genomic window:
- the LOC101491436 gene encoding uncharacterized protein, translating to MDKSWIKKPHTSDEYDQGIKEFINFAFRDELENGEIICPCKRCGFKKPQSRSVMYDHLKCKPFPKGYTIWVHHGESIGETSTISPISISNIVQDTVVVDDQMQNMINDAFGVEDHANEVPIESNAEKEKNASQQRYEEAKEYYELSREGEKPLYEGCVKYSRLSFLVKLYHIKCLCGMTNKAMTMVLELLKDAFEFANIPNSFYEAKKTITKLGLNYEKIPVCPNNCMLYWGNKEDEERETCKICNTSKWKSKAKVGAVGVSGDGNNRKKVPAKVLRYFPLKPRLQRLFLSSKSAEDMRWHANDSKNDGMLRHPRDSEAWKHFDLTHPWFASDPRNVRLALASDGFNPFGMMSTNYSIWPVILIPYNTPPWVCMKHTSFIMSMIIPGKKMPGNDIDVYLQPLVKELKELWTTGVDTYDSFKKEMFTLHATLMWTISDFPGLGTLSGWNTYTGLACPSCNMDSTPRRLPHSKKWCFMGHRRFLDQRHRFRLNKVRFDGQQDMRGPPKMLSGLQILEQVQNIDVTFGRKPDKERSGKRIRGGRPTQGVNQQWKKKSIFFELPYWKDNLLRHNLDMMHIEKNVCDNIIFTLLNDSTKSKDHLNARKDLKAMGIRPDLWPNENGRISPAVFTLTTKGKKRFLTTLKNITVPDGYSSNISRCIDMENLKLNGMLKSHDCHILMEQLLPLAIRATLPDDVSAIMIEFCSLFRQLCSKVLNVDDLEKLQNQVVLTLCHMEMIFPPSFFTVMVHLVVHLVEEVKLGGPVHYRWMYPVERYLGILKSYVRNKARPEGSIAEGYLVQEILTFCSRYIENIETRWNQLGRVDDEPINEIQTDSRVAELFPRVGKSVGGSSYYTLTPIEKLQAHRHVLTNCIIVDYYLRQYRSIIRSQMRSGARSTSEVDKKICNNLDNISGSDKNVLVSLAQGPSDKVRRFTAFNVNGFKFRTLARDNLLKTQNSGVFGMFGTRSYSSNSDAQMRFGGVPYYGRLIDIIELSYDGFKVPMFKCKWANTTNPRGIKTDKLGFTSINFARLIHTGEHEDDEPYIKASEAQMVYYVDDEKEQGWSIPIHLKPRDLYDMGGDDEIMAPIEPYPSQNLEHIFSNETTHIQLARMTTDDDPETSTFNDDFDDNNHDMNL from the exons ATGGATAAATCATGGATTAAGAAGCCACACACATCGGATGAATATGATCAAGGGATAAaggaatttattaattttgcctTTCGAGATGAATTAGAAAATGGCGAAATAATATGTCCTTGTAAACGTTGTGGTTTCAAAAAACCGCAGAGTAGAAGTGTAATGTATGATCACTTAAAGTGCAAACCATTTCCAAAGGGATACACCATTTGGGTACATCACGGAGAGTCCATAGGAGAAACTAGTACTATCTCACCTATTAGTATTTCTAATATAGTTCAAGACACAGTTGTCGTTGATGATCAAATGCAAAACATGATTAACGATGCTTTTGGAGTCGAAGATCATGCAAATGAAGTACCCATTGAATCAAATGCAGagaaggagaaaaatgcaagtCAACAAAGGTATGAAGAGGCCAAAGAGTACTATGAATTAAGTAGAGAAGGAGAAAAACCTTTGTATGAAGGGTGTGTTAAATATTCAAGACTATCTTTTTTGGTAAAGTTGTATCACATCAAATGTTTATGTGGAATGACTAATAAAGCCATGACAATGGTTTTAGAGTTATTAAAAGATGCATTTGAATTTGCAAATATACCAAATTCATTCTATGAAGCCAAGAAAACAATCACCAAGCTtggtttaaattatgaaaaaatccCTGTTTGTCCGAATAATTGTATGCTTTATTGGGGTAATAAGGAAGATGAAGAAAGGGAGACCTGCAAAATTTGTAATACTTCGAAATGGAAATCAAAAGCAAAAGTTGGTGCAGTTGGAGTGTCTGGTGATGGCAATAATCGAAAGAAAGTTCCTGCAAAAGTTCTTCGCTATTTTCCATTAAAACCACGGTTACAAAGATTATTTTTGTCGTCAAAGTCGGCCGAGGATATGAGATGGCATGCAAATGATAGTAAGAATGATGGAATGTTGAGGCATCCTAGAGATTCTGAAGCATGGAAACATTTTGACTTGACACACCCTTGGTTTGCATCAGACCCGCGAAATGTGCGTCTTGCATTAGCTAGTGATGGTTTTAATCCTTTTGGTATGATGAGTACAAATTATAGTATTTGGCCAGTTATTCTCATTCCATACAACACTCCTCCATGGGTGTGCATGAAACATACATCTTTTATAATGTCAATGATAATTCCCGGTAAAAAAATGCCAGGAAATGATATTGATGTCTATTTACAACCTCTAGTAAAAGAATTAAAGGAGTTATGGACAACAGGTGTCGATACAtacgattcttttaaaaaagagaTGTTCACATTACATGCAACTTTGATGTGGACAATTAGTGATTTTCCAGGGCTGGGTACACTTTCTGGGTGGAACACTTACACTGGACTTGCTTGCCCATCGTGTAACATGGACTCTACTCCTCGTCGTCTTCCACATAGCAAAAAATGGTGTTTTATGGGTCATCGTCGTTTTCTTGATCAGAGACATAGATTTAGATTGAACAAGGTTCGCTTTGATGGTCAACAAGATATGCGTGGTCCACCTAAAATGTTATCTGGGCTTCAAATTCTTGAACAGGTTCAAAATATTGATGTCACATTTGGTAGAAAGCCAGATAAAGAAAGGTCGGGAAAAAGAATACGTGGTGGACGACCTACACAAGGTGTCAATCAacaatggaaaaagaaaagcATATTCTTTGAACTTCCATATTGGAAGGATAATCTTCTGCGCCACAATCTTGAcatgatgcatattgagaaaaatgtgtgCGATAATATCATATTTACTTTGCTAAATGATAGCACAAAAAGTAAAGATCATCTTAATGCAAGAAAAGACCTTAAAGCTATGGGCATAAGACCTGACCTTTGGCccaatgaaaatggaagaattTCTCCAGCCGTCTTTACTCTTACTACTAAAGGTAAGAagagatttttaacaactttaaagAATATCACTGTGCCTGATGGTTATTCAAGCAACATTTCTAGATGCATTGACATGGAAAATCTTAAGTTGAATGGAATGTTGAAGAGTCATGATTGTCACATATTGATGGAACAACTTCTACCGTTAGCCATTCGAGCAACATTACCTGATGATGTTTCAGCTATAATGATTGAGTTTTGCTCACTTTTTAGACAATTATGCAGTAAAGTATTGAATGTTGATGATTTGGAAAAATTGCAAAATCAGGTTGTCCTCACTTTATGCCACATGGAAATGATATTTCCTCCCTCATTCTTCACTGTTATGGTTCACTTGGTTGTTCACCTTGTTGAAGAAGTTAAACTTGGAGGTCCTGTTCATTATCGATGGATGTATCCTGTTGAAAG GTACTTAGGAATACTTAAATCGTATGTACGTAATAAAGCACGACCAGAAGGGTCTATTGCAGAAGGATACCTTGTACAAGAGATTCTTACATTTTGTTCAAGGTATATAGAAAACATTGAGACTAGATGGAATCAACTTGGTCGTGTAGATGATGAGCCTATTAATGAGATACAAACTGACTCACGTGTAGCTGAATTATTTCCTAGAGTTGGAAAATCGGTTGGTGGTTCTTCATACTACACCCTTACACCAATTGAAAAGTTACAAGCTCATAGACACGTTTTAACAAACTGCATCATAGTTGACTACTATCTAAG GCAATATAGAAGTATTATTCGAAGCCAAATGAGGAGTGGTGCAAGGAGTACTTCTGAGGTAGACAAGAAG ATTTGCAACAATCTCGACAACATTAGTGGATCAGATAAAAATGTTCTCGTTAGTCTTGCTCAAGGTCCTTCTGATAAAGTTAGAAGGTTCACTGCATTTAATGTCAATGGTTTCAAATTTCGAACATTGGCACGagacaatttattaaaaactcaaaatagtGGAGTTTTTGGCATGTTCGGAACACGAAGTTACTCAAGCAATAGTGATGCCCAAATGAGATTTGGAGGAGTGCCTTACTATGGAAGATTGATAGATATCATTGAGCTTTCCTATGATGGCTTCAAAGTGCCCATGTTTAAATGCAAATGGGCGAATACCACAAATCCAAGAGGCATTAAGACAGATAAGTTGGGTTTTACCTCTATAAATTTTGCAAGACTAATACATACTGGGgagcatgaagatgatgagCCATACATTAAAGCGTCAGAAGCTCAAATGGTTTATTATGTGGATGATGAAAAGGAACAAGGATGGAGCATACCTATTCATTTAAAGCCACGGGACTTGTATGACATGGGTGGAGATGATGAAATTATGGCACCCATTGAACCATACCCATCTCAAAATTTGGAACACATTTTTTCTAATGAAACCACACATATACAATTGGCAAGAATGACTACAGATGATGATCCTGAAACTTCAACTTttaatgatgattttgatgacAACAATCATGATATGAATTTATGA
- the LOC113784471 gene encoding uncharacterized protein yields MESSYEDIRRKTMEENKKRMEALNLTHLSQSLHKSSSTISKTSPRFTKGQPRVILPGDLQVTKMKHLRRHGLQPTFQVIEPLPSPMTTPTNPPSSQAPPSQAPPSQAPPSQAPPSQATTSLAVQTIEPHLSPVTTTPTTVQATEATPSQVTTPRSVQETETTHFQETSSHSEDVVEDEPEISQKRNFTFWDVEVINEAGHISKTHLRVSDVLEAPPNVSRIITRWNSNGQPVGSAAGLLGGFLGEIARKFKDFPIMYDNWKLVPSTRKNEIFKDKIQVSIINN; encoded by the exons ATGGAATCATCATATGAGGATATTCGACGTAAAACAAtggaagagaataaaaaaaggaTGGAGGCTCTCAATCTAACTCATCTCTCTCAATCCCTTCACAAATCTTCTTCCACCATTTCAAAAACCTCACCG CGTTTCACGAAGGGTCAGCCGAGGGTTATACTACCAGGAGATCTTCAAGTAACCAAAATGAAGCACTTGCGGAGACATGGTTTACAACCAACGTTCCAAGTGATAGAACCACTACCATCTCCGATGACAACACCGACAAATCCACCATCTTCTCAAGCACCGCCTTCTCAAGCACCACCTTCTCAAGCACCGCCTTCTCAAGCACCACCTTCTCAAGCGACAACATCGCTAGCTGTGCAAACGATAGAACCACATCTTTCTCCGGTGACAACAACACCAACTACTGTGCAAGCGACAGAAGCAACACCTTCTCAAGTGACAACACCAAGATCAGTGCAAGAGACAGAAACAACACATTTCCAAGAGACATCCTCTCACTCTGAAGATGTGGTAGAAGATGAGCcagaaatttctcaaaaaaggaATTTTACATTTTGGGATGTAGAAGTCATTA ATGAGGCGGGACATATTTCAAAGACACACTTAAGGGTATCAGACGTGCTTGAAGCTCCTCCTAATGTTAGCAGAATAATAACTAGATGGAATTCAAATGGGCAACCGGTAGGATCAGCTGCTGGTTTGTTAGGCGGTTTTTTGGGTGAAATTGCAAGGAAGTTTAAGGATTTTCCTATAATGTACGACAATTGGAAACTAGTTCCATCGacaagaaaaaatgaaatttttaaggataaaatacaggtatcaattataaacaactga